Proteins encoded by one window of Triplophysa rosa linkage group LG19, Trosa_1v2, whole genome shotgun sequence:
- the LOC130570262 gene encoding uncharacterized protein LOC130570262, producing MQPGSSPAQPVSSPASSPTKPVIQPVSSPVQPASSPVQQPVSSPVQQPASSPVQQPASQPVQQPAFQPAYQPVSSPVQPAFQPVSSPVQPAFQPASSPVQPAFQLASSGWKDQQVGGPPQDFPHKPSSAAGD from the coding sequence atgcagccgggatccagtcctgcccagccggtatccagtccggcatccagtcctaccaagccggtgatccagccggtgtccagtccggtgcagccagcgtccagtccggtgcaacagccggtgtccagtccggtgcaacagccggcgtccagtccggtgcaacagccggcgtcccagccggtgcagcagccggccttccagccagcctaccagccggtgtcaagccctgtccagccggccttccagccggtgtcaagccctgtccagccggccttccagccggcgtcaagccctgtccagccggccttccagctagCGTCAAGCGGCTGGAAGGATCAGCAAGTCggcggtcccccccaggacttcccccacaagccctcgagcgcagccggggactaa